Genomic window (uncultured Desulfovibrio sp.):
TAGATAAGGGTTATCACGGCCATGACCATGCCCACCTGACCCACAACCGGGGGGATGTCCCCGGCGGCCATGACGGCGCGGGCAAAGATGAACACGCCCACCTTGACCATGGATGCCGCGTGCAGGTAGGCGCTCACCGGGGTGGGCGCTTCCATGGCGTCAGGCAGCCACATATGCATGGGAATCTGGGCGGACTTGCCCCAGGCCGCAAAGAGTACGCCGCCCACGACGATGATCTTGGCGGTGTCGCCAAGCCCGGCAATGCCGGAGAGGGCGAAGGAGCCTGTTTCATGGAACAGCCATGCCGCAGCCACATACAGGCCCAGAGCGCCAAGGTGTGTCACCAGCAGGGCCTTCATGGCCGAGCGCAGCGATTTGGGTGTCTGGTAGTAACCGATCAGACCCCACGAGCAGCCACCGGTGATTTCAAAGAACAGCAGCTGGCCAAAGAGGGTGGAGGACAGCGTAAGCCCTGCCATGGCGCCGATAAAGGCCAGCATGATGGCGTAAAAGCGGGTGGTGCCTTCATGCGGATGCTCGCGGTTGCCCTTGGTCAGGTAGGCTGTGGAATACAGCACCACCAGAAAACCGAGAAAAACCACGGCAAAGCAGATGAGCGTGCTTACCCTGTCTACAAGTACGCCGAATATTTCCACTGTGTGCCCAGCCCCGCCAAACATGGCGGAGTTGTAACTCACAAGGTTGAATGTGCAGTTTTCGGGCATACCTGCGTTGACGTATGCCAGGCCAAGGGCCGCGCTGCCTGCCGAAGCGGCAAGGGCAACCACCAGCGCCAGCGCCCGTGCCGCGCGATACGGCAAACAGGCGGCGAGCAACGCGCCGATGAACGGTATCAGGATTGTTGCCAGTGCAATTTTATCCATGACTTCTTCCTCGACGCCCTAGAGCTTGCTGAAGTAAAAGACGAATGCCAGGGCCGCCACGCCGAAACCGGACCAGGTGACGCGCGGGGTAAGCAAAAAGCGCCCGCGTGCAAGGCTGTTTTCGTACAGCGAGGCCAGCACAAAGATGACCAGCAGCTTCAGAACGAATATGACTGTGGCGACCAGCACGGATACAGCGCTCAGACTCTCGGGCGTTACATTGCCAAAGGGCAGAAACACGCTGATGAACACGCTGGCCACAACCGCCTGCTTGAACTTCACGCCAAGGCAGACCATGGCAAGTCCGGGGCCGGAATACTCGGTCAGCGGGCCTTCCTGAAGTTCCTGTTCCGCTTCGGGGTAGTCAAAGGGGATTTTGCCCATTTCAATAAACACGGCAAAGGCGCAGGCCACCATGGCCAATGCCGCCGCCGTGGGCATGGATCCGCCCCAGTTCTGGCGGAATATCTCGCTGATGATGCCAAGGTTGGTCGAACCCGCAATAAGGGCCGCCACCAGCAGGGCCAGCATGAGCACAGGCTCCACCAGCACACCCAGCAGCATTTCGCGGCTTGCGCCCATGCCCGCAAAGGGACTGCCGGAATCAAGCCCGGAAAGGGCAAAGAAAAAGCGGTAGAGGGCAAAAAGGTACAGCAGGGTTATCAGATCTGCCGCGCTCGCCATCTGGGAGCCGGTCACCATCAGCGGCAGCGTCATGGCGATGGCCGCTGCGCTGGCAATGAGCACAAAGGGCATGATGCGGAAAATGATGCCCGACTGCGCAGGGGCCACTTCCTGCCGGGTCATGAGTTTGGCCAGGTCACGGTAGTCCTGCAACACGCCAGCGGCACCCAGAGGGCCAAGGCGCGAGTGCATTCTGGCCCGGATTTTACGCGAAATGCCGGACAGCAGAGGGGCCAGCAAAAGCAGAAGCAAGGTCTGCGCTGCGGCCAGCAGCAAGGATACCGGCCAGGACAAGGATTGCATGGTAAACATGATTCCCCCTAGGCGGCTTTGATGAGAAGCAGCGCGATAAGCGCGATGATGATATACAGGCAGTAGACGCGGAAATCGCCCTGCTGCAGCCGCTGCACACATATGCCGATCTTTTGTACGGCGCGGACGATACGGGCAAGGATGCCGTCGTCCCACATGGGTTCCACACGCCGGGCAGTGCGGATGACCGAGTCAAGCGCGCGCGACATGGCCGGGGCCGGATCAAGCGCCTGACGCAGGCGGTACAGCCCCGCAAATACGTGGCGCAGGCCTTGGGTGAAGCTCCCGGCAGAGAGCGCCATGCGTTCTTCGTAACCATAACCGCAGGCCCAGGGATCGTTTTTGCGGCGCATGGGCAGGCGGTCGGCTTTGCCAGCCATAAAGAGGAGCACGGGCAAAAGCATGCCGCCGAGCAGCAGGAGCATCACCAGCGTGGGCGAAAGCCCGGTGGCGGCATCCACACCGGGAACAAGCACACCCTGGCGCACGGCCTCAAAGTGCTGCTGACCTGCGGCGAGAGAGTCGGCCACGGCGCTGATGACCGGGGCCACGCAGGCCGCGCCCACGCCCAGCACCACGCACAGCGCGGCCAGCCCAAGCATGGAAAGCGTCATGGCAGCGGGAACTTCCGTGGCTTCCGCAGCCTTGGCGCTGCGCGCCTGCCCGCAAAAGCTGATGCCGTAGACCTTTACAAAACACATGGCGGCCAATGCGCCGGTGATGGCCAGCATCACGATTGCCACAGGGCCGAAAAGGCGGGCAATGGCGGATGAATGCTGGCTGATGCTCACAAGGCCCTGATATGTGTACCATTCACTGACAAAACCATTGAGGGGCGGCAGGGCCGAAATGGCCATGCAGCCAACCAGAAAGGCCAGGGCCGTGCGTGGCATGCGTTTGCCAAGGCCGCCCATCTTTTCCATGTCCTTGGTGTGCACCTTGTAGATGATGGCGCCAGCGCCGAGGAACAGCAGGCCCTTGAACACGGCATGGTTCAGCAGGTGATAGAGTGCGCCCAGAAAGCCCAGCGCGGCCAGCAGCGGGTTTTTGAGGGCCAGACCCATGAGGCCCACGCCCACGCCCATGAGGATGATGCCCACGTTTTCAACCGTGTGGTAGGCGAGCAGGCGTTTGATGTCGTGTTCCGCCAAGGCGTACATAACGCCCAGCACGGACGAAACAGCGCCGAAGGTCAGCACCACAACACCCCACCAGACCGGCATATCCACGCCGCCCAGCAGGTCGGCGCCCACCTTGATGATGCCGAACACGCCAATTTTGACCATCACGCCAGACATCATGGCCGAAGCGTGCGAGGGGGCAGCCGGGTGCGCCCGGGGCAGCCAGCCGTGCAGGGGCAGCATGCCCGCTTTTGCGCCAAAGCCGAAAAATGCCAGCAAAAAGGCGATTGATGCCATGAGAGGCGAAATCTGCGCCTGACGGAAGGCCGCAAAATCAAGGCTGTTGTTGGGCGTGTGGCAGTACATGATAAAGAACGATGCCATGATCAGCACAGATCCGGCATGCGCGATGAAAAAGTAGAGCAAGCCAGCGCTGACGGCTTCGCTTTCCTGATCGGCAATGACCAGAAAGTAGGAAGAAAGCGACATGACTTCAAAAAAGATGATGAAGTAAAAGGCGTTGTCCATGACCATCAGCGCCACCATGGAGGCGATGAAGGTGTTCATGAAAAATCCCATGGCAGACGCGCCCTTGCCCTCATATTCCCGCACATAGGCAATGGAATAGATGGAAGCGGCAACCGCCAGCAGGGATATGACGCCCGTCATGAAGGCTCCCAGCATATCCAGCCGCACGGCCAGATGCGCAAAGGGGAACGGCCCTGCGTAAACATGGTTGAGGGCATCTGCACGTTGCAGCAAAAAGGGCAAAACGGCGTACAGCCCAAGTGCGCCGCCAAGCGCACCAAAGAGGCCGTTGATGGTGATGGCGGCCCGCTCGTTGCGGCCCAGCAGCAGGGAAAGCACGCCACCCGCCATGTAGGCCAGCACAGCCCAGAGCAGGATTTCAAGTGGATCACGCATGCTGCACCCCCGACATGGTTATTGCCGCCGGGGCGGCATCATCGCCTTGTTTTTCCTGCTCAAGCGCGGCAACGCGTTTGCTGTTTTGCAGTTCTGCCAGCGTTTTTTCATCCACAAGCTGCAAGGCTGTGGTGGGGCAGGCCTCCACGCAGGCCGGGCGCGAGCGGAAGTAACATTGGTCGCACTTAACGGCGATGGTGCGGCGGCCAACATTCCAGGCCAGAAAAGGAGGCATGGAGTAATTGCTGCCCGGAGCGTCGGCCAGTTCTTCTTCCGGCACGTAATGCTCGTATACTTCCGGGTGCCCGGCTGGTCTGTCGGCAGCGGGGGTGATGGCCCCAAAAGGACAGGCAAGGCCGCACAGTTTGCAACCTATGCAGTTGCTTTCGTTGATGTGCACCGAATGCCCCGTGGCCGTGATGGCGTTCACCGGGCAGACTTTGGCGCAGGGCATGTCTTCGCAATGGCGGCAACTCACAGGCGCTGTGCCGTTGCCGTAGCGCATGACCTCAAGCCGTGGCCTGCTGAGCAGCCCCTGCTGCTCATGCGCTAGCGAACATGCCGCCATGCAGGTGTAGCAGCCGATGCACTTGACCGGGTCCGCAAAAATGAAATGGTTCATAACCTTCCTCGTTACGCAAGGGATCGTGATAATGGCCCCTGTTCAGCAGAATACGTGCCATTATGCACAAACCTAGTATTCATGCGCATTTTGGGGAATATATCTGCCCGCTGCCCGTGCCGCGGGGTATCCATAAAGCCGTGCTCGACACTTTTGACGAAGGGCTTCGACAGCTTCGACATTTTAGCCGATGGTCGGAGACTGCTTTTGCGGCGCAGGCTTGCTGGCAGCCTGATGGTCATCATGACCGTGCTTCAGATAGATGAGCCAGTGGAACAGACCCACAAAAACGCCGCCCCCAAGGATGTTGCCAAGCGTCACAGGAATGAGATTCTTGAAGATGAAGTTCTGCCAGTTGAGCACAGAGGCGATATGCGCGGGATCGGCCAGTTTGGCGGCTACTTCGGGGGGCATCATGTTGCTGCACAATATGCCGATGGGAATCATGAACATGTTCGCCACGCTGTGCTCAAAGCCGCAGGCGATGAAGAGGCCCACAGGGAACAGACAGGCGATCATTTTGTCGAACAGCGAACGCCCGGCGTAGCTCATCCACACGCCCAGGCAGACCATCAGGTTGCACATGGCCCCCAGAAAGACCGCTTCAATGAAGGTGTGGGTGAGTTTGTGCTCTGTGGTGTTGATGTAGAAGAGTGCAATGCTGCCGCCGTTTTCCCACGGATGGCCGCTCAGCAGGATCAGCGCCACAAGAAAGATACTGCCCAAAAAATTACCCGCGTAAACCACGCCCCAGTTGGAGAACATCTGCCCCCAGCTGATCTTGCCGCTGGCGCGGGGGATGAGCGTCATGGTGGTGGAGGTAAAAAGATCCGCGCCCAGAACAACAACCAGCATGAGGCCCAGGCTGAACACCAGCCCCCCAACAATTTTGCCAGCACCTGTTGCATTGGCTATGGCGCAGTAAACAAACCCCAGACCGATAAACACACCAGCCATAACGGCAAGCAGAAAAGCCTTGCGCGCGGGTTTGAGCGCCTTGCCCTCCATGACAGCAGCCGCCTTGTCGCACATCTGATACGGATTCAGCGCTTCGAAGGAGGAAGAGTCAGCCATAGTATTCTCCTTTGCATGGGTTAATTGTTGAGCTTGGGAATTTTTACACATAGTGCAAAGTAGGTGCCAAATAAAATAAAAATATTTCAATATATTATGGTGATATTTTGTACACGCAATTTTGGGCAAATGTGTCGAAGCGCACAATTGAGATCGCAAACAATTATGAGTGCGGGCAAACATACAAATTTTGTATGAAATTATGTAAAGCAAGGAAGTTACGAAGATGGCGGAGCTGAATTACACAGAGATATGCATCACAGGTTCAGGCAGAGGCAATGACAATGTCGTGAATCTTGGTGCAAACGTGGTAGGACTTTGAGAATGGATTGCGGCGTAGCTGCCCGCGCTAGGGAGGTTCTACAGCAGCTCTGTCAGCTCGGAGGCGACGTGCTCGTGATGTCCTGACTGCCAATCTGGAGTGAAAATACTGTCTGAGCGTTGAATGCTGGATGGCATATTCAGATTTCGGCAGGCAAGCGAATAAAAAACTCGAAGCTGGATTTGTGGCAGCAAATATTCAGTAATGCGGCATCAGCAACTGCGAGAGCCACATGTGGAAGAATTTATGTGATGGGACGCGTTCCAGCGGCGATATTTTGTAGGTACTCACTGAGGGGGAATGACTGGGAACTGACACAAAAACAGAAGGATAACTGCATTTGCGTGGAGGGGATTACTTGGATGCCCATCCTGGTTTGCTGGTGCCTATACTGAGCAGGGAAACAGGGCTGTTTGGGAGGTATGCCTTGAAGGGGACTGAGCTTGGCAGACATCAGGGCATAGGTGAGGCAACTCTAGCGCTTGTCAAAAGCAATAAAAAAGGCGGAACCCTAAGGTTCCGCCTCAAAAGCACGGTATTAACCGAACTTACTTCACTTCGACGGTGGCGCCGGCTTCGGTCAGCTGCTTCTTGGCGTCTTCAGCTTCTTCCTTGGACACGCCTTCCTTCAGGGTAGCAGGGGCGCCGTCAACCTTTTCCTTGGCTTCTTTGAGGCCCAGGCTGGTCAGAGCGCGCACAACCTTGATGACGCCGATCTTGTTGGCGCCAGCTTCCTTCAGGATAACGTCGAACTCGGTCTTTTCTTCAGCGGCTTCAGCAGCGGCAGCGGGGGCAGCCATCATCATGGCGGCGGCAGGCGCAGCGGCGGAAACGCCGAACTTTTCTTCGAGTTCCTTGATGAACTCAGAAAGTTCGAGAACGGTCATATTGGAGATAAATTCAACAACTTCTTCTTTGGTAACGGCCATGATAAGTCTCCTGATCTTTGGCTTTAGTGCAAATAATTCGATGGTTGCTTGCTATGCGGCGTTGGATTTCTGATCTTCGATGCCCTTGAGGGCATAAAGCAGACCACGCACCACGTTGGCGAACAGCGAAACAAAGTTGGTGGGCACGGCGTTCATGGTGCCGAGCAACTGACCGAGGAGCTGTTCCCTTCCGGGCAGCTTGGCCAGTGCGTCAATCTGGGCGGCATCCATAGCCTTGCCGTCCAGGCTGGCGCAGCGAAGCTCAAAGAGCTTGCTTTGCTTGGCAAAATCGCTGAGCGCCTTGGCCACCGCCACGGGGTCATCGAACCCAAAGGCTACGCCGCAGTTATCATGGAAATTATCCTTGATAGCGTTGTGCGTACCGTCGGTCAGAGCAATACGGGCAAGCGTGTTTTTAACGACGAGATATTCGCCGCCTGCATTACGCAGAGAAACGCGCAGGTTCGTCAGCTCTTCCACCGTCATGCCCTTGAAGTCCGTGATAACCGCAAAAGAAGCCTTGTCGGCGCGGGCCTTAACGGCTTCAATAATTACGGCTTTTCCAGACCTGTTCACGTGATACCTCTCACGTTCGGGGTTGCCAGGTGGAATGCCGAG
Coding sequences:
- a CDS encoding hydrogenase 4 subunit D, translating into MDKIALATILIPFIGALLAACLPYRAARALALVVALAASAGSAALGLAYVNAGMPENCTFNLVSYNSAMFGGAGHTVEIFGVLVDRVSTLICFAVVFLGFLVVLYSTAYLTKGNREHPHEGTTRFYAIMLAFIGAMAGLTLSSTLFGQLLFFEITGGCSWGLIGYYQTPKSLRSAMKALLVTHLGALGLYVAAAWLFHETGSFALSGIAGLGDTAKIIVVGGVLFAAWGKSAQIPMHMWLPDAMEAPTPVSAYLHAASMVKVGVFIFARAVMAAGDIPPVVGQVGMVMAVITLIYGFIMYLPQTDMKRLLAYSTITQLSYIFFAISLAALCTDPVLRNTVLLFGAIAYIFNHAFAKSLFFLVAGALSYTCGTRTLTQLQGILSRLPLLGVGFCVAALAITGVPPLNGFFSKYPIFTTGFALGSTHWLVLVLTVLVMIESVGSFAWFLYWFGKTVPGKPSEVVAQAQPVPAAMKLVLAILVFMSFCSSIMAVYWLNHGG
- a CDS encoding respiratory chain complex I subunit 1 family protein; translation: MFTMQSLSWPVSLLLAAAQTLLLLLLAPLLSGISRKIRARMHSRLGPLGAAGVLQDYRDLAKLMTRQEVAPAQSGIIFRIMPFVLIASAAAIAMTLPLMVTGSQMASAADLITLLYLFALYRFFFALSGLDSGSPFAGMGASREMLLGVLVEPVLMLALLVAALIAGSTNLGIISEIFRQNWGGSMPTAAALAMVACAFAVFIEMGKIPFDYPEAEQELQEGPLTEYSGPGLAMVCLGVKFKQAVVASVFISVFLPFGNVTPESLSAVSVLVATVIFVLKLLVIFVLASLYENSLARGRFLLTPRVTWSGFGVAALAFVFYFSKL
- the hyfB gene encoding hydrogenase 4 subunit B, encoding MRDPLEILLWAVLAYMAGGVLSLLLGRNERAAITINGLFGALGGALGLYAVLPFLLQRADALNHVYAGPFPFAHLAVRLDMLGAFMTGVISLLAVAASIYSIAYVREYEGKGASAMGFFMNTFIASMVALMVMDNAFYFIIFFEVMSLSSYFLVIADQESEAVSAGLLYFFIAHAGSVLIMASFFIMYCHTPNNSLDFAAFRQAQISPLMASIAFLLAFFGFGAKAGMLPLHGWLPRAHPAAPSHASAMMSGVMVKIGVFGIIKVGADLLGGVDMPVWWGVVVLTFGAVSSVLGVMYALAEHDIKRLLAYHTVENVGIILMGVGVGLMGLALKNPLLAALGFLGALYHLLNHAVFKGLLFLGAGAIIYKVHTKDMEKMGGLGKRMPRTALAFLVGCMAISALPPLNGFVSEWYTYQGLVSISQHSSAIARLFGPVAIVMLAITGALAAMCFVKVYGISFCGQARSAKAAEATEVPAAMTLSMLGLAALCVVLGVGAACVAPVISAVADSLAAGQQHFEAVRQGVLVPGVDAATGLSPTLVMLLLLGGMLLPVLLFMAGKADRLPMRRKNDPWACGYGYEERMALSAGSFTQGLRHVFAGLYRLRQALDPAPAMSRALDSVIRTARRVEPMWDDGILARIVRAVQKIGICVQRLQQGDFRVYCLYIIIALIALLLIKAA
- a CDS encoding 4Fe-4S dicluster domain-containing protein, translating into MNHFIFADPVKCIGCYTCMAACSLAHEQQGLLSRPRLEVMRYGNGTAPVSCRHCEDMPCAKVCPVNAITATGHSVHINESNCIGCKLCGLACPFGAITPAADRPAGHPEVYEHYVPEEELADAPGSNYSMPPFLAWNVGRRTIAVKCDQCYFRSRPACVEACPTTALQLVDEKTLAELQNSKRVAALEQEKQGDDAAPAAITMSGVQHA
- the focA gene encoding formate transporter FocA, encoding MADSSSFEALNPYQMCDKAAAVMEGKALKPARKAFLLAVMAGVFIGLGFVYCAIANATGAGKIVGGLVFSLGLMLVVVLGADLFTSTTMTLIPRASGKISWGQMFSNWGVVYAGNFLGSIFLVALILLSGHPWENGGSIALFYINTTEHKLTHTFIEAVFLGAMCNLMVCLGVWMSYAGRSLFDKMIACLFPVGLFIACGFEHSVANMFMIPIGILCSNMMPPEVAAKLADPAHIASVLNWQNFIFKNLIPVTLGNILGGGVFVGLFHWLIYLKHGHDDHQAASKPAPQKQSPTIG
- the rplL gene encoding 50S ribosomal protein L7/L12, which codes for MAVTKEEVVEFISNMTVLELSEFIKELEEKFGVSAAAPAAAMMMAAPAAAAEAAEEKTEFDVILKEAGANKIGVIKVVRALTSLGLKEAKEKVDGAPATLKEGVSKEEAEDAKKQLTEAGATVEVK
- the rplJ gene encoding 50S ribosomal protein L10; this encodes MNRSGKAVIIEAVKARADKASFAVITDFKGMTVEELTNLRVSLRNAGGEYLVVKNTLARIALTDGTHNAIKDNFHDNCGVAFGFDDPVAVAKALSDFAKQSKLFELRCASLDGKAMDAAQIDALAKLPGREQLLGQLLGTMNAVPTNFVSLFANVVRGLLYALKGIEDQKSNAA